Proteins encoded in a region of the Stieleria neptunia genome:
- a CDS encoding Gfo/Idh/MocA family protein: MTKRTNRRGFLGRSAAAGAVGVGYWTGTSPVLKAQESALQGLSAGCIGVGGKGGSDTSHIAENGVNIAALCDIDGDTVNKKAREFPDAEKFSDFREMLDKVGDKIDIVTVSTPDHTHAAAAVRAMRMKKHVYCQKPLTWSISEARLMRETAEQMGVVTQMGNQGTSEDGLRTAVEVIQSGAIGDVSEVHVWSNRPVWPQGQGRPEGEDPIPENLNWDAWIGPAPMRPFKKGVYHSFNWRGWVDFGTGALGDMACHTTNMPVMALKLWDPVAVTALKNPGIFEGETYPASSSLLFEFPEREGLPACQFYWYDGGELPREDLIGKLPKRFQEQIAKQREGGRKTSGALVVGSKGMVFSANDYGAQFDILPQDDFKDYQKPDPWLPRIPFKAGNDQRQKWEFVSTIKGEYEPGTMSNFGYAGRLTETILVGNLALRAGEGKRIEWDAKNLKSTNVPEVNEFVAREYRSGWEL; this comes from the coding sequence ATGACCAAACGGACCAATCGCCGTGGTTTCCTCGGCCGCTCTGCCGCTGCCGGCGCGGTGGGTGTCGGGTACTGGACTGGCACCTCCCCCGTCCTCAAGGCTCAAGAATCAGCTCTCCAGGGCCTCAGTGCCGGCTGCATCGGCGTGGGCGGAAAAGGCGGTAGCGACACCAGCCACATCGCCGAAAACGGCGTCAACATCGCGGCCTTGTGCGACATCGATGGCGACACCGTCAACAAGAAAGCACGCGAGTTTCCCGATGCAGAAAAATTCAGCGACTTCCGCGAAATGCTCGACAAGGTCGGCGACAAAATCGACATCGTGACCGTCAGCACGCCCGACCACACCCATGCCGCTGCCGCCGTGCGTGCGATGCGGATGAAGAAGCACGTGTACTGCCAAAAACCACTGACCTGGTCGATCAGCGAAGCCCGCTTGATGCGAGAAACCGCCGAGCAGATGGGCGTCGTGACGCAAATGGGCAACCAAGGCACCAGCGAAGACGGGCTGCGAACCGCCGTCGAAGTGATCCAAAGCGGTGCGATCGGAGACGTGTCCGAAGTCCACGTCTGGTCCAACCGCCCCGTCTGGCCCCAAGGCCAAGGGCGCCCCGAAGGTGAAGACCCGATCCCCGAAAACCTGAACTGGGATGCCTGGATCGGACCGGCACCGATGCGGCCGTTTAAAAAGGGCGTCTACCACTCGTTCAATTGGCGCGGCTGGGTCGATTTCGGAACCGGAGCCCTGGGCGACATGGCCTGTCACACCACTAACATGCCCGTCATGGCGCTGAAGTTGTGGGACCCGGTCGCCGTCACCGCCCTCAAAAACCCCGGCATCTTCGAAGGCGAAACCTACCCGGCGAGCAGCTCGCTGTTGTTCGAATTCCCCGAACGCGAAGGCCTGCCGGCGTGCCAATTCTACTGGTACGACGGCGGTGAATTGCCGCGTGAAGACCTGATCGGCAAGCTTCCCAAACGATTCCAAGAACAAATCGCCAAGCAGCGCGAAGGGGGGCGCAAGACCAGCGGCGCGCTGGTCGTCGGCAGCAAGGGCATGGTGTTCTCGGCCAACGACTACGGTGCCCAGTTCGACATCTTGCCCCAAGACGACTTCAAGGATTATCAAAAGCCCGATCCATGGCTGCCGCGAATTCCGTTCAAGGCCGGCAACGATCAACGCCAAAAATGGGAGTTCGTCAGCACCATCAAGGGTGAATACGAACCCGGCACGATGTCCAACTTCGGCTACGCCGGTCGCCTGACCGAAACGATCCTGGTCGGCAACCTGGCGCTGCGTGCCGGTGAAGGCAAACGCATCGAATGGGATGCGAAAAATCTGAAGAGCACCAACGTTCCCGAAGTCAACGAGTTCGTCGCCCGCGAATACCGCAGCGGCTGGGAACTGTAA
- a CDS encoding competence/damage-inducible protein A, producing the protein MQQDTLTAEVVSIGDEMTSGARLDTNAQWLSRRLGELGIEVTFHSTVGDTLQHNIDVFRTAALRADVVVCTGGLGPTRDDLTRQALADVVDQPLELRQSALDHIHHLFARRNREMPERNEVQAMFPVGSLEIFNPQGTAPGVDVTFDRPDGSGSRLFALPGVPAEMKRMFDETVAPRILESGGARRHIEHHVMKFFGVGESDMEQRLGEMIARDHVPRVGITVSSATISLRISAIGPSAQDCHRQIESTRAEIMQRVGELHFGDGEEFEQYHAVERMLTERGESLVSVELGRSAVLANWFASLGESSTYRGGFCFAKLGELATVLDCDAAAALETLRRRCGAQWLVAVDEYPSLESSDDQPLPAADVTLIVIDPTGAVLSTNSRLGGHPSIIYERIGKAALAWLRHVLTEPRAERSDNPTAAR; encoded by the coding sequence ATGCAACAAGATACACTCACCGCCGAAGTCGTTTCGATCGGCGACGAAATGACCAGCGGCGCCCGGCTGGACACCAACGCCCAATGGCTCAGCCGACGTCTGGGAGAGCTGGGGATTGAAGTCACGTTCCACAGCACCGTCGGTGACACGCTGCAGCACAACATCGACGTCTTTCGCACCGCCGCGCTGCGCGCCGATGTGGTGGTGTGCACCGGCGGTCTGGGGCCGACGCGCGATGACTTGACGCGGCAAGCGTTGGCGGACGTCGTCGATCAACCGCTGGAATTGCGGCAGTCGGCGTTGGACCACATCCACCACTTGTTCGCCCGCCGCAATCGCGAGATGCCCGAGCGGAACGAAGTCCAAGCGATGTTTCCGGTGGGCAGCTTGGAGATTTTCAATCCCCAGGGCACGGCTCCCGGTGTCGACGTCACGTTCGACCGGCCCGATGGTTCGGGCAGTCGCCTGTTCGCGTTGCCGGGGGTACCGGCGGAAATGAAACGCATGTTCGACGAGACCGTCGCGCCGCGGATCTTGGAAAGCGGCGGCGCGCGGCGTCACATCGAACATCACGTGATGAAGTTCTTCGGCGTCGGCGAAAGCGACATGGAGCAGCGATTGGGCGAGATGATCGCCCGCGACCACGTGCCACGCGTCGGCATCACGGTCAGCTCGGCGACGATCTCGCTGCGGATCAGCGCGATCGGCCCCTCAGCGCAGGACTGTCACCGTCAGATCGAATCGACGCGTGCCGAGATCATGCAGCGTGTGGGGGAACTTCACTTCGGCGACGGGGAAGAGTTCGAGCAGTACCACGCGGTGGAACGGATGCTGACCGAACGGGGCGAAAGTTTGGTGAGTGTCGAACTTGGACGCTCGGCGGTGCTGGCCAATTGGTTTGCGTCGCTCGGCGAGTCGTCCACGTATCGCGGCGGATTCTGTTTTGCCAAGCTCGGTGAGTTGGCGACGGTGCTGGATTGCGACGCCGCCGCGGCGCTGGAGACGCTTCGTCGCCGCTGTGGGGCGCAGTGGTTGGTCGCCGTGGACGAGTACCCATCGCTGGAAAGCAGCGACGACCAACCGCTGCCGGCCGCGGACGTGACGTTGATCGTCATCGATCCGACCGGGGCGGTGCTTTCGACCAACAGCCGACTGGGCGGCCATCCGTCGATCATCTACGAACGGATCGGCAAAGCGGCCCTGGCTTGGCTGCGTCACGTGCTGACCGAACCTCGGGCCGAGCGAAGCGACAACCCGACGGCGGCGCGATGA
- a CDS encoding DUF1571 domain-containing protein, giving the protein MAPSKSRRGWVLLIPALLVGTVAFASVMRSKPDVLQDVAPTIMQEPPADATDPTPRTRQASIAEVLELADQALASMDDSLEDYTARFIKQDRSESGVLNERSEMEVKIQTRHRNETNDAPIRIYLKFLAPEATAGREVIWGKDLYDGQMAVHEVTVLLSWKTLWLDPTGMLAMAGQRYPIYEIGITGLVEKLIERGQRDLDNPDVSVTITRDHEFDGRMCELIKAQRSQPGGGEDDFSLAEIVYDPERLLILSYRSFGWPDPESPDDPLPLVESYEYRNLETNVGLTDADFDIANESYTFP; this is encoded by the coding sequence ATGGCACCTTCTAAATCTCGACGTGGCTGGGTTCTGCTGATCCCCGCGCTGCTGGTGGGCACGGTCGCCTTCGCATCGGTGATGCGGAGCAAACCCGATGTCCTCCAGGACGTGGCGCCGACCATCATGCAAGAGCCGCCGGCCGACGCGACCGACCCAACGCCGCGGACCCGCCAGGCGTCGATCGCCGAAGTCCTGGAGCTTGCCGATCAAGCGTTGGCGTCGATGGATGATTCGCTGGAAGACTACACCGCACGGTTCATCAAGCAGGACCGCAGCGAGTCGGGCGTCTTGAACGAGCGGAGCGAGATGGAGGTCAAGATTCAGACACGTCATCGAAACGAAACCAACGATGCGCCGATTCGAATCTATCTCAAATTCCTCGCCCCCGAAGCCACCGCGGGTCGCGAAGTGATCTGGGGCAAAGATCTGTATGACGGGCAAATGGCCGTCCACGAGGTCACGGTCTTGCTCAGCTGGAAAACGCTCTGGCTGGACCCGACCGGGATGCTCGCTATGGCCGGCCAACGCTATCCGATCTACGAAATCGGGATCACCGGCCTGGTCGAAAAATTGATCGAACGCGGCCAACGGGATTTGGACAATCCCGATGTCAGCGTGACGATCACGCGCGATCATGAATTCGACGGCCGGATGTGCGAATTGATCAAAGCCCAGCGCAGCCAACCCGGCGGGGGTGAAGACGACTTTTCACTCGCCGAGATTGTTTATGACCCCGAGCGGTTGCTGATCCTCAGTTACCGCAGCTTCGGTTGGCCCGATCCCGAGTCTCCCGACGATCCGCTGCCGTTGGTCGAATCCTACGAGTACCGAAATCTGGAAACCAATGTCGGTCTGACCGACGCGGACTTCGACATCGCCAACGAAAGTTACACGTTCCCGTAG
- a CDS encoding leucine-rich repeat domain-containing protein: MKRSLASRLSCSLGLAVTSLGLIGCGPDAMPHKESDVAKTAAAEGKTAVAPAAQPVEQDDPAAVAKLEAAGYLLEKNSDGSVVSVSVASDTDVSATFASLAGLPNVKEARFSGPGISDEGLGVLAEMKRLERLDFTDSAITDETLDVVAKLPGLQVLFLRRVGVTDEGLQQLAPLQKLRAIDLRNSNISDEGMKALAKLKSLQDVQLEKSKVTDTGVKELAGLPLKSFNANYCTSLTNATLNVFAKIPTLEQIQLDYTKINDEGMSSLAGLKKLKRLRIRGCDVTGQGIKQIAAAKDMARMELRDTSVDDEGLAIIAEYPKLTYLDLGECRLITPDGIKQLGAATGLTYLGFWETKLNDEAFAALDGLVNLETLDVKATDLSDAAVETMLKFQKLKDLNVAGVQQMTDEGFIQLGKLPNLKKLNVANTNISYNALDELEAANESLQIIDFE, translated from the coding sequence ATGAAACGCAGCCTTGCCTCCCGACTGTCTTGCTCGCTCGGACTCGCCGTGACCAGCCTGGGCCTGATCGGATGCGGCCCCGACGCCATGCCGCACAAAGAATCAGATGTGGCAAAAACGGCAGCGGCGGAGGGAAAAACAGCCGTTGCCCCGGCCGCTCAACCGGTGGAGCAAGACGATCCGGCCGCCGTCGCCAAATTGGAAGCCGCCGGTTACCTGTTGGAGAAGAACAGCGACGGCTCGGTCGTCTCCGTTTCGGTCGCCAGCGACACGGACGTCAGCGCCACGTTTGCCAGCCTGGCCGGCCTGCCGAACGTCAAAGAGGCCCGCTTTAGCGGCCCCGGCATCAGCGACGAGGGGCTCGGGGTGCTGGCCGAGATGAAGCGTCTGGAGCGTTTGGATTTCACCGATTCGGCGATCACCGACGAAACCCTGGACGTCGTCGCCAAACTGCCCGGATTGCAGGTGTTGTTCCTGCGTCGCGTCGGCGTGACCGACGAAGGCCTGCAACAACTTGCCCCGCTGCAAAAGCTCCGCGCGATCGATTTGCGCAACAGCAACATCAGCGATGAAGGCATGAAGGCGCTCGCCAAACTGAAGTCGCTGCAAGACGTGCAGCTGGAAAAATCAAAGGTGACCGACACGGGAGTGAAAGAGCTGGCCGGGCTGCCCCTGAAATCTTTCAACGCCAACTACTGCACCTCGTTGACCAACGCCACCCTCAACGTCTTTGCCAAAATCCCGACGCTCGAGCAAATCCAACTCGATTACACCAAGATCAATGATGAAGGCATGTCGTCGCTGGCGGGGCTGAAGAAACTGAAACGGCTTCGCATCCGTGGCTGCGATGTGACCGGCCAAGGAATCAAACAGATCGCCGCTGCCAAGGACATGGCGCGAATGGAACTCCGTGACACCTCGGTCGACGACGAGGGTTTGGCGATCATCGCCGAGTATCCCAAGCTGACGTACCTGGACCTGGGGGAATGCCGATTGATCACCCCCGACGGCATCAAACAACTCGGTGCCGCGACCGGGCTGACCTACCTGGGTTTCTGGGAAACCAAGCTCAACGACGAAGCCTTTGCCGCGCTCGACGGATTGGTCAACTTGGAAACCCTGGACGTCAAAGCGACTGACCTGAGCGATGCCGCGGTCGAGACGATGTTGAAGTTCCAAAAGCTGAAAGATCTGAATGTCGCCGGCGTCCAACAGATGACCGACGAAGGGTTCATCCAGCTGGGCAAACTGCCGAACCTGAAGAAATTGAATGTGGCCAACACCAACATCAGCTACAACGCGCTCGATGAATTGGAAGCGGCAAACGAGTCGCTGCAAATCATCGACTTTGAGTGA
- a CDS encoding RluA family pseudouridine synthase, with amino-acid sequence MKVLYEDNHLLVVDKPAGMPTMGAEPGIQTVHGWATDYLKRRYQKPGNVFVGVVSRLDQLTTGALVLARTSKAASRLAIQFGGPGKSKKVSTRARKLYLAMIAGDLEKDSGLPRSGTLTDSVFKDDAAHRMRVARHHRSDAQEARLNYCVIDRSAARTLVAVRLLTGRKHQIRLQFADRGHPILGDTKYGSRSRFPCGVALHSWRLLIEHPTKSEMRLFRAPIPSVWQQAPFSVPSESSIESTLVADADWYDEESNI; translated from the coding sequence ATGAAGGTGTTGTATGAAGACAACCATCTGTTGGTCGTCGACAAGCCGGCCGGGATGCCGACGATGGGCGCCGAACCGGGCATCCAAACCGTCCACGGCTGGGCCACGGATTATCTGAAACGTCGCTATCAAAAACCGGGCAACGTGTTTGTCGGTGTCGTCAGCCGGCTCGATCAACTGACCACCGGGGCACTGGTGTTGGCGCGAACCAGCAAAGCGGCTTCGCGGCTGGCGATTCAGTTCGGCGGCCCCGGCAAGAGCAAGAAAGTGTCTACCCGGGCGCGGAAATTGTATCTGGCGATGATCGCCGGGGATCTGGAGAAAGATTCCGGTTTGCCGCGATCAGGCACATTGACCGATTCGGTGTTCAAAGACGACGCGGCGCATCGCATGCGGGTCGCGCGCCATCACCGATCCGATGCGCAGGAAGCTCGTTTGAACTACTGTGTGATTGACCGCTCGGCGGCGCGGACGCTGGTCGCGGTGCGGTTGTTGACCGGCCGCAAGCATCAAATCCGACTGCAATTTGCCGACCGCGGCCATCCCATTTTGGGCGACACGAAATACGGCTCGCGGAGCCGATTTCCCTGCGGGGTTGCCCTGCACAGCTGGCGTCTTTTAATAGAGCACCCGACGAAATCCGAAATGCGACTGTTTCGTGCGCCGATTCCGAGCGTGTGGCAGCAGGCCCCGTTTTCGGTTCCCAGTGAATCATCGATCGAATCGACTCTGGTCGCCGACGCCGATTGGTATGACGAGGAGAGCAACATTTGA
- a CDS encoding putative molybdenum carrier protein has protein sequence MTQRSSSPRGEPPFLPSRIVSGGQTGVDRAGLEVAIAYQIEHGGWCPKGRLSEDGSIPSRYELVEMETADYPPRTEQNVIDSDATLILYEQRLKGGTLLTRRYATRWNKPHLSVAMDASSPAAVRVWLDRVRPQTLNIAGPRESSFPGIGERALAFLLEAFAATATEVSP, from the coding sequence TTGACGCAGCGTTCATCGAGCCCCCGTGGTGAGCCACCGTTTCTCCCCAGTCGCATCGTCTCCGGTGGGCAAACCGGCGTCGATCGTGCCGGATTGGAGGTGGCGATTGCCTACCAGATCGAACACGGCGGTTGGTGCCCCAAGGGGCGATTGTCCGAAGACGGTTCGATTCCCAGCCGCTATGAGCTGGTGGAAATGGAGACCGCGGACTATCCGCCTCGGACCGAACAGAACGTGATCGACAGTGACGCCACGCTGATTTTGTATGAACAGCGGCTCAAGGGCGGCACGTTGCTGACGCGTCGATACGCGACACGTTGGAATAAACCGCATCTGTCGGTGGCGATGGACGCCTCGTCCCCGGCCGCGGTCCGCGTTTGGCTGGATCGGGTCCGCCCGCAAACGTTGAACATCGCCGGCCCGCGCGAAAGCAGTTTTCCGGGGATCGGGGAACGTGCGTTGGCGTTCTTGCTGGAGGCATTCGCGGCCACTGCCACGGAGGTGTCTCCGTAG
- the epsC gene encoding serine O-acetyltransferase EpsC: MASDVRLKEQLPRLTERIVATYTPDDAINHLGHCALPSYEAIIAILLDIKDILYPGYRRKVGLHAGNIAYHVGSTIDSLHDQLTTQIARALRHEDRVRNKHNDCESETDYEAKGQTMAIELLERIPALRKTLATDVQAAYEGDPACQTTDEVVFCYPGIEAITVYRIAHELVRLDVPFIPRMMTEWAHKQTGIDIHPGATIGEYFFIDHGTGVVVGETCEIGDHVKLYQGVTLGALSFKTDDSGELIRGQKRHPTIEDGVVVYANATILGGRTVVGHDSVIGSSVWITRSVSPNTTVVLEQPSLRVRGGASVNSVDEHANYQI, encoded by the coding sequence GTGGCATCCGACGTCCGATTGAAAGAACAGCTGCCGCGTTTGACTGAACGTATTGTTGCGACCTACACGCCCGATGACGCGATCAATCACCTCGGGCATTGTGCGCTTCCCAGTTATGAAGCGATCATCGCGATCCTGTTGGACATCAAGGACATTCTTTATCCGGGCTATCGGCGCAAGGTCGGGTTGCATGCCGGCAACATCGCCTACCACGTCGGCAGCACGATCGATTCGCTGCACGACCAGCTGACGACCCAGATCGCTCGGGCATTGCGTCACGAAGATCGCGTCCGCAACAAGCACAACGACTGCGAGAGCGAGACGGATTACGAAGCCAAGGGCCAGACCATGGCGATCGAATTGCTGGAGCGGATCCCGGCCTTGCGAAAGACCTTGGCCACGGATGTTCAGGCCGCCTACGAAGGCGATCCGGCCTGCCAGACGACCGATGAAGTCGTTTTCTGTTATCCCGGCATTGAAGCGATCACGGTGTATCGGATCGCCCACGAACTGGTCCGGTTGGACGTGCCCTTTATCCCGCGGATGATGACCGAGTGGGCGCACAAGCAAACCGGGATCGACATTCACCCCGGTGCCACGATCGGCGAGTACTTTTTCATCGACCACGGGACCGGCGTCGTCGTCGGCGAGACCTGTGAGATCGGGGACCACGTCAAACTCTATCAAGGGGTGACGCTGGGCGCCCTGAGTTTCAAGACGGACGACAGCGGCGAATTGATTCGCGGCCAAAAACGGCATCCGACGATCGAGGACGGGGTGGTGGTGTATGCCAACGCGACCATTCTGGGCGGTCGGACGGTGGTGGGACACGATTCGGTGATCGGATCGAGCGTGTGGATCACCCGCAGCGTCTCGCCCAACACGACCGTGGTGCTCGAGCAGCCGTCCTTGCGAGTCCGCGGCGGCGCCTCGGTCAATTCGGTCGACGAGCACGCCAACTATCAAATCTAG
- a CDS encoding tetratricopeptide repeat protein, translated as MSVDLYAVCPCGNGKKIKFCKCKDSVGQMDQVLTMIEGGQVVPGLDRLKSILEEHPDAAWALAIRGRLLLDLREYESLSENAERFIRLQPSNPLALTQRAAALVFSQDVQGATDSLLEALNESGQEVDAFLMDVALIVAMGLAQSGVILSARVYALLAISSQGYEAEQANAFLAQLDTSPGVNHLLKSVPQLIERDADADWGERYDEAVGLLRSNKVLLAQDKFESLRRTAPNQAAILSGLFHCAVWRGDLERQTEMANQLSQVEALDLLTRQRYRAISGLLSPIGTLSVNAQTIHVEFEDIDQAEMALIASDRTEQLSAQRLSQLQIPEGEVRPRSAFFVSDRPLESNDQDVAAADCPASIALVAVFGRQTDRSAQAVAFDVTEDRVESVKGILLAAIPDGNVVLDEPHPIPMSFALDDRPIRQVQPKSMAELARFNRQFAASHDGKRACDLPLPMLAGKSLAAAADDDALAMERATVVRVLEGHERIVSLPGALADIYQISKVDPLPELQPTDETLGDVSAADFFRVNPDQLAAMQLYVLASNARATGGMTACNRFASKLVENTAADAANESENRMAMEGYILWMMSTPEPGESISISDQAIQFAKAHKLNFASILLARLELCLSMSDQDGFRQTIMEIEQNYGNDPSVMARVQQLLIQLGIIRPDGSLREAPGAPAAAPTEFTPAAPPEERPGGVWTPDSPAAPNPSAGGEGGKLWVPGMD; from the coding sequence ATGTCTGTCGATCTGTACGCCGTTTGCCCCTGTGGCAACGGCAAAAAAATCAAGTTCTGCAAGTGCAAGGACTCCGTCGGCCAGATGGATCAAGTGCTGACGATGATCGAGGGCGGTCAGGTCGTCCCGGGGCTGGATCGATTGAAATCGATTCTGGAGGAGCATCCCGATGCGGCGTGGGCGCTGGCGATCCGCGGTCGGCTGTTGCTGGATCTTCGCGAGTACGAATCGCTGAGCGAAAATGCCGAACGATTCATTCGGCTGCAACCCTCCAATCCGCTCGCCCTGACGCAACGTGCCGCCGCGCTCGTGTTCAGCCAGGACGTCCAGGGTGCGACCGATTCACTGTTGGAAGCACTCAACGAAAGCGGCCAGGAAGTCGACGCGTTCTTGATGGACGTCGCCCTGATCGTCGCGATGGGGCTGGCCCAAAGTGGCGTGATCCTGTCGGCCCGCGTCTACGCGTTGCTCGCCATCAGTTCACAAGGCTATGAAGCCGAACAGGCCAACGCGTTCTTGGCGCAGCTGGACACGTCACCGGGCGTCAATCATCTGCTCAAGAGCGTGCCGCAATTGATCGAGCGCGACGCAGACGCGGATTGGGGCGAACGTTATGACGAAGCGGTCGGGTTGCTGCGCAGCAACAAGGTGCTGCTGGCGCAAGACAAATTTGAATCGCTTCGACGCACCGCCCCGAATCAGGCAGCGATCCTGTCGGGCTTGTTTCATTGTGCCGTTTGGCGTGGTGATCTGGAACGCCAAACCGAGATGGCCAACCAGCTCTCGCAAGTCGAAGCGTTGGACCTGTTGACGCGTCAGCGTTACCGCGCGATCAGCGGCCTGCTGTCGCCGATCGGAACCCTGTCGGTCAACGCCCAGACGATCCACGTCGAATTCGAAGACATCGATCAAGCCGAGATGGCGTTGATCGCAAGCGACCGAACCGAACAACTCTCCGCCCAACGCTTGTCTCAGTTACAGATCCCCGAAGGCGAAGTCCGGCCCCGCAGCGCGTTTTTCGTTTCCGACCGACCGCTGGAATCGAATGATCAAGACGTCGCGGCCGCCGACTGCCCGGCGTCGATTGCCCTGGTCGCGGTGTTCGGACGACAGACCGATCGGAGCGCCCAGGCGGTCGCATTTGACGTCACCGAAGACCGTGTCGAATCGGTCAAGGGCATCCTGCTGGCTGCGATCCCCGATGGCAACGTGGTCTTGGATGAACCCCATCCGATCCCGATGTCGTTTGCCCTGGATGATCGACCGATTCGTCAAGTGCAACCCAAATCGATGGCCGAGCTGGCACGATTCAATCGCCAGTTCGCAGCCAGCCACGACGGCAAGCGAGCCTGTGACTTGCCGTTGCCGATGCTGGCCGGCAAGTCATTGGCCGCCGCCGCCGATGACGACGCGCTGGCGATGGAGCGGGCAACGGTCGTCCGCGTTCTCGAAGGCCACGAGCGGATCGTCAGCCTGCCGGGAGCGCTTGCGGACATCTATCAGATTTCCAAAGTCGATCCGTTACCGGAACTGCAACCGACCGACGAAACACTCGGCGACGTGTCGGCCGCCGATTTCTTTCGCGTCAATCCGGATCAACTTGCTGCGATGCAGTTGTACGTCCTGGCCAGTAATGCACGGGCGACCGGCGGCATGACCGCCTGCAACCGGTTCGCGTCGAAGCTGGTCGAAAATACAGCCGCCGACGCCGCCAACGAAAGCGAAAACCGGATGGCGATGGAAGGCTACATCCTGTGGATGATGTCGACACCGGAACCCGGCGAGTCGATTTCGATCAGCGATCAAGCGATCCAGTTCGCCAAAGCACACAAGCTGAACTTCGCCTCCATCTTGCTCGCACGGCTTGAACTGTGTTTGTCGATGTCCGATCAGGACGGTTTCCGGCAAACGATCATGGAGATCGAACAGAACTACGGAAACGATCCCTCCGTGATGGCACGCGTGCAGCAGTTGCTGATTCAGTTGGGGATCATTCGTCCCGATGGATCCCTGCGCGAGGCACCCGGAGCACCTGCGGCGGCACCGACCGAGTTCACGCCGGCGGCGCCTCCGGAAGAACGCCCCGGCGGGGTTTGGACTCCCGACTCGCCGGCCGCTCCCAATCCATCCGCTGGTGGTGAAGGCGGCAAGCTCTGGGTCCCGGGAATGGATTGA
- the ribD gene encoding bifunctional diaminohydroxyphosphoribosylaminopyrimidine deaminase/5-amino-6-(5-phosphoribosylamino)uracil reductase RibD — MTSPHPPDDEHWMRLALELAVGGQGRVEPNPMVGCVLVKDGACIARGYHHVFGGPHAEIDALQSLRSPDQAAGATAYVTLEPCCHHGKTPPCSEALIRAGVARVVVAMRDPFPKVDGGGIRQLRRAGIEVTPDVLKADAEALLAPYRKRVRTGTPWVIAKWAMTADGRIATVSRQSQWITGPESRLRVHRLRARVDAILAAMGTVEADDPMLNARLIDAEGAAVTPPRVAKRVVFCRRRLPALQSKLIQTADTIETWLFTSPRVDGGRLAALQQRGARVFALDSDDPQAMVRQTLQRLGDEGMTNVMIEGGAELLGSFWNPTSGACLVDEFHVYIGAKLFGGVSAPGPIAGAGLSPIDLATKLTLSRVDRFDDDVRLIYRRVVG; from the coding sequence ATGACGTCGCCCCACCCTCCTGACGACGAACACTGGATGCGACTTGCCCTGGAATTGGCCGTCGGAGGGCAAGGTCGTGTCGAACCGAACCCGATGGTCGGCTGTGTGCTCGTCAAAGACGGGGCCTGTATCGCCCGCGGTTATCACCACGTGTTCGGTGGGCCGCACGCGGAAATCGACGCGTTGCAATCACTGCGGTCGCCGGATCAGGCCGCCGGTGCGACCGCCTACGTCACCCTCGAGCCGTGTTGCCACCATGGCAAGACGCCGCCTTGTAGCGAAGCGCTGATCCGGGCCGGCGTCGCACGCGTCGTCGTTGCGATGCGTGACCCCTTTCCCAAAGTCGATGGCGGCGGGATCCGTCAATTGCGTCGGGCCGGGATCGAGGTCACACCGGATGTCTTGAAAGCCGATGCCGAAGCATTGCTGGCCCCCTATCGAAAACGTGTCCGGACCGGCACGCCGTGGGTGATCGCCAAGTGGGCGATGACCGCGGACGGTCGCATCGCGACCGTTTCTCGCCAAAGCCAGTGGATCACGGGGCCGGAATCGAGGCTGCGGGTGCACCGCTTGCGGGCCCGCGTCGACGCGATCCTGGCGGCGATGGGCACGGTCGAAGCGGACGACCCGATGCTCAACGCCCGATTGATCGACGCCGAGGGTGCGGCGGTGACGCCGCCACGCGTCGCCAAACGTGTCGTGTTCTGCCGTCGCCGACTGCCTGCGCTCCAGTCCAAGCTGATTCAAACGGCCGACACCATCGAGACCTGGCTGTTCACGTCGCCGCGCGTCGACGGCGGCCGATTGGCGGCACTGCAACAGCGTGGGGCAAGGGTGTTTGCATTGGACTCGGATGACCCTCAGGCGATGGTTCGTCAAACGCTCCAGCGACTCGGCGACGAGGGCATGACGAACGTGATGATTGAAGGCGGGGCGGAATTGTTGGGCAGTTTTTGGAACCCCACCTCGGGTGCGTGTCTGGTCGACGAATTCCATGTCTACATCGGCGCCAAACTGTTCGGCGGCGTCTCGGCGCCCGGCCCCATCGCCGGTGCGGGGCTCAGCCCCATCGACCTGGCAACCAAGCTCACGCTCAGCCGGGTGGATCGATTCGATGACGACGTGCGTTTGATTTATCGGCGTGTGGTTGGCTGA